A genomic region of Plasmodium cynomolgi strain B DNA, chromosome 5, whole genome shotgun sequence contains the following coding sequences:
- a CDS encoding transcription factor with AP2 domain(s) (putative): MTSCSLKCSMLPCVHIRNTKNEVNLEDPKEEGTIQCYKDEMNINAEETTHVKSAIDNNNNNNLYDKSSDDLNTNFEICVSGDVNMSSMDPAAYAQLLANESESAHVNATASGRVVANLSENANRTTYVDTNADVISGVNSATPMRAIDRANRSAKVNVNKCTQIRDFNPEEMKASFEQDRKDILLNTYNYYFCNSYGDINQSDHKSQDDTNVYYYKRVSLNFMNYNNDAEYKDYDDDNGNNSSSNGNDSSNGIDSSNGNDSSNRIDSSNGNDSSNGNDSSNGNANSNANSNTSSKANSKANSNANSNANSNANGNANANANANANANANGSRWAEKPCQVKFKKCNTNNLFFRTNSYDNVFLKKIKITSVDNKCTRKSIKNNRFFFSDKNINEDLHPLSDNFTKYCSSLSVNYNNVNSNGCRDNAVVNNVRNSDIGPGNHASGFRNPGRRNNASSSNSTNTSCRGFPRYSYILRFEGPPPHFLILKYNKVTKKANIVKKVPVNKNISFNLAKFIAEKYIQILRKNLRKKEKKMEKMRSSGVEANDGEAYNGEAYNGEADNGEAYNGEADNGEADNGEADEDAVCNGTHANSNKGSNRGSRSECPNGSQHESNDACDSKKNMDYNNSTNCESYRGNFFNFSTKNYDDDDVNNNNSSACSSSLRDDHNGDKLDNEFDNEHHNEPNNEPSNEHNNEPSNEPNNEHNNEHNNEHNNEPNNEHNNENENSDNSLFNRSGGSSAKNKFGARSQNSSDCSASKSIERLSDERRMAETPRKGEQPFYSELLISENYENNDSNDLQNIDMNSISYENCSSENLHDEKLCTYEYLNIDLDNVVFNTDTEKYIKFLSNIKIYYLHKMDDMRKILPGCDDSTGNKLVILVKIKYETCVKSKIFIFENVQDMMSEYEYVDDDLLDSMEQGDGENTMQFMLRRGASIGSSNSGACGGNAYYGANHVKSESGSTGPNANSNSESANSDSLAKVPTESACSAGMDENGASLCEGGSSSGEANPKNEAQHDRESEKKGGSGSSSNKNDSEPGVCKLEHSDYLLSSDYATQEAAVKRELLEGEGNDVGGGSSSNGGTGETAKRNLAEEMEKKCNALGIIPADKANHEMNERKAKKMTMNYRRKIIHFIRNNVYINSYIYDCFENVYMNNQFFKNDVIIVNNLCEEDQMVDDIPEYIYELNKFVFIKFTKFDHYVRKNHKIAEGYIQYLLQSNIKCINRYMIGIRWVPDIYAYEYYVCKIMEGKPKGVELKNQQKYNYSLTLQKDSNEKTLKYLVDYENKVIDNVLCVLHEYYQASLFTEKCIFNLFKLVLLRVSLYIGVLNTKVITLDLDKAMYRMKKFSEPISLCDNCAVPENEGTPKGSEKFLAGDISGAVECSTGEQQHESAWNSSPLHVGAAGGGYSHVYSGLGGMGGNIGGNIGGNFGSGRNANCHVSLVGRNDHTQEEADAKAKHSSDSDPSNLLQVYDPYNDLFLKKEKYENEGYMQNKLRNKKKVSYNLDNTSLSLRTRQKRKNFAMSKGGVGVAIGGAASGSNEVGGSVTGGEPFSIKYYSSSADNNKVGNLNNHKKEYYSNASDFSGASHLTAKHKYHLRSSNAQSTDNYSSEEYVTRIKVRNRNKGRRRMLYKLMNKNGLIEPYWWFFYNLYENATIQDSGSNCSSTKGKKSGMMRSLKLKGGKSSGGTAGGVGGDISGGDAISTVRKGQHKMSKLFGNYEGSKKKTRKSRENGEKYIYSKLLEKTYKSNLMNHLCQKKNKIKIKYISMVHDIIYKKFILLSNTIFPRNIHESEILYTLFPHEPHTFMFLYTDDNFQYQNETFLKYVTFSDYLMNINHLGDGRKGAMLMQGGADSHALGVSGGISGGISGGISGGISGGISGGVVAAPFGGIIPADLYEGGLLSLDACNELQNGNINMNVHVGNSRGIDKDFYVDHLIIDGAEGLVDSSANVLLTNGNLKYSSIPNYERVKSSRRDAYLGLSEIGGGRSGALGYNALLNIGGGVEDGLNNLEGLGFGGYDTNYAFGGNGDPYRPGNEAVGGGGIVAGANAYLDTPSSTGHKVFGFERSRREIKPNEYYDYFMNDKNLLGGKNKFHNIGEKRSVSNTTFGRGSKYYDHYGDQEDKKNTSDNDISLIKKRKHGNKRTKSNNLSSVKNFSNLCSSSKSDMNNNGLGNSALDSNVHEDSMIPMGPLPTGVYFDSARKLWRCQWKENGKFKTKGFSLIHYNTLEEARKQCILYRCDVGNIPVKSEWLNPVYVSSSYFYNKKYASSANNTNNSATNYATPHKELKTSSLNLNRLKEKTNCVERNGKGFMDGSSKDSSDHYYGVVGGAGAGGGSAVGSASVNRYSTRNNTASSNLNLVNNDKGNEIDISILQEFVTKNKENQNVNEKVEGANNNHGMEDVVGDINGFFENGRVESSAVKEIEEGHPQDHPHPQQVVDGGEESGETLAGRRSKRMKSSPNHDTNYKIETNGELKDYYRGGGAEDFIPTLENVNNFENLRSAFSKKILKEIQSANAEGSNGGYDLMVGGGSVGVNRTPGNNNSSDGCDAVSSNLEMMLKMLHNKDGKEDDPFKATLNGVKTENGLASGEPGLDVSLGSKGNAGEGADVYSMLRGVKNEMLLQSDNENNLPYFNGIRKKGRKQFNKKEFHSVMRKDVNREKRKSVVPLMDVVNSLDVIGRKGSEGTFMEDPEDGSSLLLNGGNICESISAFVKYASENNEFAAGGGAEGGVAANGGGVGVGLGALSMNKSHGENGGPPGGGTTSSGLSKMSKGMNGVGDKGGGESALSNNFPDIFFQDIKNFLNFAKEREDLAKGVSSGAAGVVADNVGTGSGFEGEEPTGGLAYFKGKNRNASSANSEYENYLRSIMVQYEKEEKQKQQRQRQKQQEQQQHLQQRHPQRTPRKSEQGGGAGDGAFPLDDGDLNPAGGSALNNLIGASLLGNEQGDGSSGDKKGGADYLESNEDGINGNGVVTNDKGEKDQGKNLSAGFFQKYLSLFSRKQQGTTESNNHVEEDNNNNSNSNGSSSNSNGSNNNGNKEGASPPAAGGEEAPDNSKYVEYQSPEKETNDYNTRKKKKKGDMAYSFMNNNDYYYYDDDNFNDHFNENYDEDQFNDHFNENYDDDNFNDHFNENFKENEYGNSHHMVDANLDQKYLGGFNYGPGGNSITGSGVYGKKKAKMKGSKNNGTSVGGGNGTLGILSDNESKMLGGKVGMNGGKKKNNPGGGGSPGGDIDINLIKQSLPKGIYYDHAKKLYRVQYIINNSIKTKGFSVKKLGLAQAKIEAESFRNFCLENGLLNSRKRRINSPYNKKEEKNFKMIKDNEEILSNLLYLYNTNNGKQPMQ; encoded by the exons ATGACTAGTTGTAGTCTTAAGTGTAGTATGTTACCCTGCGTACACATACGGAACacgaaaaatgaagtaaatttGGAAGACCCAAAGGAAGAAGGCACAATACAATGTTACAAAGATGAAATGAATATCAATGCAGAAGAAACGACGCATGTTAAAAGTGCAAtcgataataataataataataatttgtatgATAAGTCGTCCGACGATTTAAATACGAACTTTGAAATTTGCGTCAGCGGTGACGTGAACATGAGTAGCATGGACCCTGCGGCGTACGCGCAGCTCTTGGCCAACGAGAGCGAAAGTGCGCATGTGAACGCCACCGCGAGTGGCAGGGTGGTCGCCAACTTGAGTGAAAATGCCAATAGGACCACGTACGTCGACACGAACGCCGACGTGATCAGCGGTGTGAACAGCGCCACTCCCATGCGCGCCATTGACAGGGCGAACAGGAGCGCGAAAGTTAACGTGAATAAGTGCACCCAAATAAGAGATTTCAACCCCGAGGAGATGAAGGCGTCGTTCGAGCAGGATCGAAAGGACATCCTGCTGAACACCTACAACTACTACTTCTGCAATAGCTACGGGGACATAAACCAGAGCGATCACAAGAGCCAAGACGACACGAACGTGTACTACTACAAGCGGGTGTCCctcaattttatgaattacaATAACGACGCGGAGTATAAGGACTACGATGATGACAACGGCAATAATAGCAGCAGCAACGGAAATGACAGCAGTAACGGGATTGACAGCAGTAACGGGAACGACAGCAGTAACAGGATTGACAGCAGTAACGGGAACGACAGCAGTAACGGGAACGATAGCAGCAACGGTAACGCCAACAGTAACGCCAACAGTAACACCAGCAGTAAGGCCAACAGTAAGGCCAACAGTAACGCCAACAGTAACGCTAACAGTAACGCAAACGGTAACGCCAACGCGAATGCAAACGCGAATGCAAACGCGAATGCCAACGGTAGCCGGTGGGCCGAAAAGCCCTGCCAAGTAAAATTCAAGAAGTGCAACACgaataaccttttttttagaacCAATTCGTACGACAATgtatttttgaagaagatAAAGATCACGAGTGTCGACAATAAGTGCACCagaaaaagcataaaaaa TaaccgcttcttcttctccgaCAAGAACATAAATGAAGATCTGCATCCGCTGAGTGATAATTTCACAAAGTATTGCAGTTCCCTGTCCGTCAATTATAACAACGTCAACAGTAATGGTTGTAGGGACAACGCCGTTGTAAATAACGTTAGGAACAGCGACATTGGCCCTGGGAATCATGCCAGTGGTTTTAGAAACCCAGGAAGGCGCAACAACGCCAGTAGTAGCAACAGCACGAATACGTCATGCAGAGGTTTTCCTCGGTACTCCTACATTTTGCGATTCGAGGGCCCCCCTCCACATTTCCTCATTTTGAAATACAACAAAGTTACAAAGAAAGCTAACATAGTAAAAAAGGTGCCTGTGAATAAGAACATCTCGTTCAACCTTGCGAAATTTATTGCGGAAAAGTACATCCAAATTTTGAGAAAGAACttaaggaagaaggagaagaaaatggagaagatgAGGAGCTCCGGGGTCGAAGCGAACGATGGTGAAGCGTACAATGGTGAAGCGTACAATGGTGAAGCAGACAATGGTGAAGCGTACAATGGTGAAGCAGACAATGGTGAAGCGGACAATGGTGAAGCGGACGAGGATGCAGTTTGTAATGGGACACATGCCAACAGCAACAAGGGAAGCAACCGAGGAAGCCGCAGCGAGTGCCCGAACGGCAGCCAGCACGAGAGCAACGACGCCTGTGACTCCAAGAAGAATATGGACTACAACAACAGCACCAACTGTGAAAGCTACCGGGGTAACTTTTTCAACTTTAGCACGAAGAattatgatgatgatgacgtgAACAATAACAACAGCAGCGCCTGCAGCAGTAGCCTCCGTGACGACCATAACGGGGACAAGCTGGATAATGAGTTCGATAATGAGCACCATAATGAGCCCAATAATGAGCCGAGTAATGAGCACAATAATGAGCCAAGTAATGAGCCCAATAATGAGCACAATAATGAGCACAATAATGAGCACAATAACGAGCCAAATAACGAGCACAATAATGAGAACGAAAACAGCGACAACAGCCTCTTCAACCGCAGCGGGGGAAGCAGCGCGAAGAACAAGTTCGGCGCGAGGAGTCAAAACAGCTCGGACTGCTCCGCAAGCAAAAGCATCGAGCGGTTAAGTGACGAAAGACGAATGGCTGAAACCCCGCGCAAAGGCGAACAACCCTTCTACAGTGAACTGCTAATTAGTGAGAATTACGAGAACAACGACAGTAACGATCTGCAGAATATAGACATGAATTCGATAAGTTACGAAAATTGCAGCTCGGAAAATTTGCACGATGAGAAGCTCTGCACCTATGAGTACCTCAATATAGACTTAGACAATGTCGTTTTTAACACGGACACGGAGAAATACATCAAGTTTTTAagcaacataaaaatatactacCTGCATAAGATGGATGACATGAGAAAGATCCTTCCTGGATGTGACGACTCGACGGGAAATAAGCTGGTCATTTTGGTGAAAATAAAGTATGAGACGTGCGTAAAGTCGAagatcttcatttttgagaaCGTGCAGGATATGATGAGTGAGTACGAGTACGTGGATGACGATTTGCTTGACAGTATGGAGCAGGGCGACGGCGAAAACACGATGCAGTTTATGCTGAGGAGGGGTGCGAGCATCGGCAGTAGTAATAGCGGCGCCTGTGGGGGGAATGCCTATTATGGGGCAAATCATGTGAAGAGCGAAAGCGGTAGCACCGGACCCAATGCGAATAGTAACAGCGAATCGGCGAACAGCGATTCTTTGGCGAAGGTGCCAACGGAGAGTGCATGCAGTGCGGGGATGGATGAGAATGGCGCGTCATTGTGCGAAGGGGGCAGCTCGAGTGGAGAAGCGAATCCGAAGAACGAAGCGCAGCACGATCGGGAAAGCGAGAAGAAAGGCGGCAGCGGCTCAAGCAGCAACAAGAACGATAGCGAGCCTGGGGTGTGCAAATTGGAGCACAGCGACTACCTGTTGAGCTCCGATTACGCGACCCAGGAGGCGGCAGTGAAGCGGGAGTTGTTGGAAGGAGAGGGGAATGACGTTGGCGGCGGAAGTAGCAGTAACGGTGGCACTGGCGAAACGGCGAAGCGCAATCTAGCGGAGGAGATGGAGAAAAAGTGCAACGCTTTAGGAATCATCCCCGCCGACAAGGCAAACCATGAAATGAACGAAcggaaggcaaaaaaaatgaccatgAACTATAGGAGAAAAATCATTCACTTTATACGAAATAACGTGTACATAAATTCATACATATACGACTGCTTTGAAAATGTATACATGAATAATCAGTTTTTCAAGAACGACGTAATTATAGTGAACAATTTGTGTGAAGAGGATCAAATGGTTGATGACATCCCGGAGTACATATACGAATTGAACAagtttgtttttattaaGTTTACCAAGTTTGATCATTACGTTAGGAAGAATCACAAAATTGCAGAAGGGTATATACAGTACTTGCTGCAGAGTAACATAAAGTGCATTAATAGGTATATGATAGGTATAAGGTGGGTTCCGGATATTTATGCTTATGAATATtatgtgtgcaaaattatGGAGGGGAAGCCGAAAGGTGTTGAATTGAAAAACCAACAGAAGTATAACTACTCTCTGACGTTACAGAAAGACTCGAATGAGAAAACGTTGAAGTATTTGGTGGACTATGAGAATAAGGTTATTGACAATGTGTTGTGTGTTTTGCACGAATATTATCAGGCAAGTTTATTTACCGAGAAGTGCATCTTCAATTTGTTTAAGTTAGTTTTGCTGAGGGTGAGTCTTTACATTGGCGTTTTGAACACGAAGGTTATTACGCTGGATCTGGACAAGGCCATGTATCGAATGAAGAAGTTTTCGGAGCCCATAAGTTTGTGTGACAACTGCGCGGTTCCCGAGAATGAGGGCACGCCCAAGGGGTCGGAGAAGTTCCTCGCGGGGGATATCAGCGGCGCGGTGGAGTGCAGCACGGGTGAGCAGCAGCACGAGAGCGCGTGGAACAGCAGCCCCCTGCACGTGGGTGCCGCGGGCGGCGGGTACAGCCATGTGTACAGCGGGCTGGGTGGTATGGGCGGCAACATCGGAGGCAACATCGGCGGCAACTTCGGCAGCGGAAGGAACGCGAACTGTCACGTCAGCCTCGTGGGCCGCAACGATCATACCCAGGAGGAAGCAGATGCAAAGGCAAAGCACTCATCTGACAGCGACCCCAGCAATCTCCTGCAGGTGTACGACCCCTACAACGATTTGTTCCtcaagaaggagaagtacGAAAATGAGGGATACATGCAAAACAAATtaaggaataaaaagaaggttAGTTACAACTTGGATAACACCTCCCTATCGTTGAGGACCCGacagaagagaaaaaacttTGCCATGTCGAAGGGCGGGGTTGGAGTCGCAATCGGTGGTGCTGCTTCTGGCAGCAACGAAGTCGGGGGAAGCGTAACAGGGGGGGAACCCTTCAGCATAAAGTACTACAGCTCGTCGGCGGATAACAACAAGGTaggaaatttaaataatcacaaaaaggagtacTACTCTAATGCCAGCGATTTTAGCGGGGCATCCCATTTGACGGCGAAGCATAAGTACCACCTCCGCAGCAGCAATGCGCAGTCGACGGATAATTACTCCTCCGAGGAGTACGTGACCAGGATAAAGGTGAGGAACAGGAACAAGGGAAGGCGTAGGATGCTGTACAAATTGATGAATAAAAACGGGTTGATAGAACCGTACTGGTGgtttttctacaatttgtaTGAAAACGCGACAATACAGGATAGCGGAAGCAATTGCAGCAGcacgaaggggaagaagagtgGGATGATGCGCTCGTTGAAGTTGAAGGGAGGGAAGAGTAGCGGTGGCACGGCAGGCGGTGTGGGTGGCGACATCTCCGGAGGTGACGCCATTTCCACCGTGAGGAAAGGCCAACACAAGATGAGCAAGCTGTTCGGAAATTACGAGGGCAGCAAAAAGAAGACCCGCAAATCGCGCGAAAACGGTGAGAAGTACATCTACAGCAAATTGCTAGAAAAAACGTACAAGAGCAATTTAATGAACCATTTATGccagaagaagaataaaatcaAGATCAAGTACATTTCGATGGTGCATGACatcatttacaaaaagtttATTCTTTTGAGTAATACAATTTTCCCGAGAAATATACACGAGTCGGAAATATTGTACACGCTGTTCCCGCACGAGCCCCACACCTTCATGTTTTTGTACACGGATGACAATTTCCAGTATCAGAATGAGACGTTTTTGAAGTACGTAACGTTTAGTGACTACTTGATGAATATAAACCATTTGGGGGATGGCAGGAAGGGCGCGATGCTGATGCAGGGAGGTGCTGATAGCCATGCGCTAGGTGTCAGCGGTGGTATCAGCGGTGGCATCAGCGGCGGCATCAGCGGCGGCATCAGCGGCGGCATCAGCGGCGGTGTGGTTGCTGCTCCTTTTGGGGGGATTATCCCAGCTGATCTGTACGAAGGTGGGTTGCTATCTCTGGATGCGTGCAACGAgctacaaaatgggaacataAATATGAACGTCCATGTTGGGAACAGCCGAGGAATCGATAAAGATTTTTACGTGGACCATTTGATTATAGACGGAGCGGAGGGGCTGGTCGATTCGTCCGCGAATGTGTTGTTGACAAATGGGAACTTAAAATATTCGAGCATCCCGAATTACGAAAGAGTGAAAAGTAGCCGACGCGATGCGTACTTGGGGCTGAGTGAAATTGGAGGAGGAAGGTCGGGGGCCCTCGGGTACAATGCACTGTTGAACATCGGTGGGGGTGTGGAGGACGGCCTGAACAATTTGGAGGGCCTAGGTTTTGGTGGTTACGACACAAATTACGCGTTCGGTGGAAATGGCGATCCTTACCGCCCGGGGAATGAGGCTGTCGGTGGAGGCGGTATTGTTGCCGGCGCGAATGCATACCTGGACACGCCTTCCAGCACGGGGCACAAAGTGTTCGGCTTTGAAAGGAGCAGAAGGGAAATCAAGCCAAACGAGTACTACGACTATTTTATGAACGACAAGAACTTGCTGGGTGGGAAGAACAAGTTTCACAACATTGGTGAGAAGAGAAGCGTTTCCAATACGACCTTCGGAAGGGGCAGTAAATATTACGACCATTATGGAGACCAAGAGGATAAGAAGAACACGAGCGACAATGACATTTCGCTGATTAAGAAGAGGAAGCATGGCAATAAGAGAACCAAGAGTAATAACCTATCAAGTGTGAAAAATTTTAGCAATTTGTGTAGTAGCAGTAAGAGCGACATGAACAACAATGGGCTGGGAAACAGTGCGCTGGATAGTAACGTCCACGAGGATTCAATGATCCCTATGGGTCCGCTCCCAACAGGGGTATACTTCGACTCTGCGCGAAAGCTTTGGAGATGTCAGTGgaaggaaaatggaaagtttAAGACGAAGGGGTTCAGCTTGATTCATTACAACACCCTGGAGGAGGCGAGAAAGCAGTGCATTCTGTACCGATGTGACGTGGGCAACATACCTGTCAAAAGTGAATGGCTGAATCCTGTGTACGTCAGTTCGTCCTACTTTTACAACAAGAAATATGCTAGCAGTGCGAATAACACCAATAACAGCGCAACGAATTATGCGACCCCGCATAAGGAGTTAAAAACGAGTTCTTTGAATTTGAATCGAttgaaggagaaaacgaaCTGCGTGGAGAGAAATGGGAAAGGGTTCATGGACGGATCAAGCAAAGATTCGAGTGATCACTACTACGGCGTGGTTGGTGGTGCCGGTGCCGGTGGCGGGAGTGCAGTGGGAAGTGCGAGCGTTAATAGGTATTCCACGAGGAACAATACGGCCTCCAGCAATCTCAACTTGGTGAATAATGACAAGGGCAACGAGATAgacatttccattttgcaagaATTCGTGACgaagaataaagaaaatcaGAACGTCAATGAGAAGGTCGAGGGGGCGAATAACAACCATGGCATGGAAGACGTGGTAGGGGATATTAACGGCTTCTTTGAAAATGGAAGGGTGGAGAGCAGTGCAGTGAAGGAGATAGAGGAGGGACACCCGCAGGATCACCCCCACCCGCAGCAAGTGGTGGATGGTGGAGAAGAAAGTGGAGAGACCCTCGCcgggaggagaagcaaacgCATGAAGAGTAGCCCTAATCATGACACAAATTATAAGATAGAAACTAATGGCGAGTTGAAGGACTACTACCGAGGGGGTGGTGCCGAGGACTTTATCCCCACTTTGGAGAACGTGAATAATTTTGAGAACCTTCGAAGTGCGTTCAGTAAGAAAATTCTGAAGGAGATCCAAAGCGCGAACGCGGAAGGGAGCAACGGGGGCTACGACTTAATGGTTGGTGGAGGTAGTGTAGGGGTAAACCGCACTCCAGGAAACAACAATAGCAGTGACGGCTGCGATGCTGTGTCGAGCAACTTAGAGATGATGCTGAAGATGCTGCATAACAAGGACGGGAAGGAGGACGACCCATTTAAGGCCACTTTGAACGGAGTGAAGACGGAGAATGGACTCGCCTCAGGAGAGCCAGGCTTGGACGTGAGTCTTGGGAGCAAGGGGAACGCAGGCGAAGGCGCAGACGTGTACAGCATGTTACGTGGGGTTAAGAATGAGATGCTGCTGCAGAGCgacaatgaaaataatttgccCTACTTCAATGGCATTCgaaagaaggggaggaagcagtTCAATAAGAAGGAGTTCCATTCGGTTATGAGAAAGGACGTAAACCGAGAGAAACGAAAGAGCGTAGTACCTCTGATGGATGTGGTGAATTCGTTGGACGTCATTGGAAGAAAGGGAAGCGAAGGGACGTTTATGGAAGACCCCGAGGATGGTAGCAGTTTGTTACTAAACGGTGGAAACATTTGTGAGAGCATCTCCGCGTTTGTTAAGTATGCCAGCGAGAATAATGAGTTCGCGGCGGGAGGTGGCGCAGAGGGAGGAGTGGCGGCAAACGGAGGGGGTGTGGGAGTCGGACTCGGTGCGTTGAGCATGAATAAGAGCCATGGCGAAAACGGAGGCCCCCCAGGTGGTGGTACCACCAGCAGTGGCCTGTCAAAGATGAGCAAGGGGATGAACGGAGTTGGCGAcaagggaggaggagagtCCGCGTTGAGTAACAATTTCCccgatatattttttcaggaCATCAAGAACTTTTTAAACTTTGCTAAGGAGAGAGAGGATCTCGCAAAAGGGGTTAGCAGTGGTGCCGCTGGTGTGGTCGCAGACAATGTGGGTACGGGAAGCGGATTCGAGGGGGAGGAGCCGACCGGGGGGCTGGCCTACTTTAAGGGGAAGAACCGGAACGCCAGCAGCGCGAACAGTGAGTACGAGAATTACCTGAGATCGATCATGGTTCAGTacgagaaggaggagaagcagaagcagcagaggcagaggcagaagcagcaggagcagcagcagcaccTGCAGCAACGGCACCCGCAGCGGACGCCCAGGAAGAGCGAGCAGGGGGGCGGCGCTGGCGACGGTGCGTTTCCGCTGGATGACGGAGATTTGAACCCTGCGGGTGGTAGCGCGCTTAATAACCTGATCGGTGCGAGCCTTCTGGGCAACGAGCAAGGAGATGGCAGTAGCGGCGATAAGAAAGGAGGAGCAGACTACCTCGAATCTAACGAAGACGGCATTAACGGCAACGGCGTCGTAACGAACgacaagggggagaaggacCAAGGCAAGAACCTCTCGGCTGGATTCTTTCAAAAGTATCTGAGCCTATTTAGCAGGAAGCAGCAGGGCACCACCGAAAGTAACAACCATGTGGAGGAGGACAACAATAATAACAGTAATAGTAATGGTAGCAGTAGTAATAGTAATGGTAGTAATAATAATGGTAACAAGGAgggggcttctccccccgcgGCAGGAGGGGAGGAAGCCCCGGACAACTCCAAGTACGTGGAGTATCAGAGTccagaaaaagaaacgaacGATTACAAcacgaggaagaagaaaaaaaagggcgacATGGCCTACTCCTTTATGAACAACAATGACTACTATTACTACGACGATGATAATTTTAATGACCACTTTAATGAAAACTACGACGAAGATCAGTTTAATGACCACTTTAATGAAAACTACGACGATGATAATTTTAACGACCACTTTAATGAGAACTTTAAGGAAAACGAGTATGGGAATAGTCACCACATGGTGGATGCTAATTTGGACCAGAAGTATTTGGGTGGATTTAATTATGGCCCTGGAGGGAACAGCATTACAGGTTCAGGTGTGTacgggaagaagaaggccaaaatgaaaggaagtaaaaacaATGGTACAAGTGTTGGGGGGGGTAATGGTACTTTGGGAATTTTGTCCGACAATGAATCGAAGATGCTGGGAGGGAAAGTCGGTATGAATGGAggtaagaagaagaacaacccTGGGGGAGGTGGATCCCCTGGAGGAGACATCGACATCAATTTGATAAAACAGTCGCTGCCGAAGGGCATTTATTATGACCATGCAAAGAAGTTATACCGAGTGCAGTATATCATAAACAACTCTATTAAGACGAAGGGGTTCAGTGTGAAGAAATTGGGGCTAGCTCAAGCGAAGATCGAGGCGGAGTCATTTCGGAACTTTTGCCTGGAGAACGGGCTTTTGAATTCGCGCAAGAGGAGAATAAACTCGCCGTATaacaagaaggaggagaagaactTCAAAATGATAAAGGATAACGAGGAGATCCTTTCCAACCTGCTCTACTTGTACAACACGAATAATGGGAAGCAGCCGATGCAGTGA
- a CDS encoding holo-(acyl-carrier protein) synthase (putative) produces NGEGVSPSCELTDGDLPGRRGLRSGDIYLCPAYISRECVLARVKYEKGLLGDQSGGSDDAGKVGGVSTLDNCNDQQSDQGELPPRGVNKLFRTLFCVNQRLPLYVLHGLIHLTNKDHVNNAKEYNEFMDIEEDLIGKYLKFHHYTQTFYSHYVIGLGTDILNVNRIYKILQKGSGAFFLRKVLSSLELRELVQGHLGEAVGSDKLGDHLIDQLSNGDDKVDRGGDCREHSQRSLAQRLTTNCTLKLAIHVSKKFAAKEAILKSMGRGLSSISKYGLSMNDIEVRNDKYGKPLVFLYDQARKIANEMGIVNIFLSLSDERITCTNHNVTKDESTTCNFCTYLIHAQALSVGSNV; encoded by the coding sequence AATGGGGAAGGTGTTTCTCCTAGTTGTGAGTTGACAGATGGCGACCTACCTGGCAGGAGGGGGTTGAGATCAGGCGATATTTACTTGTGCCCCGCGTACATAAGCAGGGAGTGTGTGCTGGCCAGGGTTAAGTACGAGAAGGGGCTGTTAGGCGATCAAAGCGGCGGAAGTGACGATGCTGGCAAAGTTGGCGGTGTGTCCACACTGGACAACTGCAACGACCAGCAGAGCGACCAGGGGGAGCTGCCCCCACGAGGTGTGAACAAACTGTTTAGAACCCTTTTCTGCGTCAACCAACGGTTACCGTTGTACGTTCTCCACGGATTAATACATCTAACAAACAAGGATCATGTAAACAATGCCAAGGAGTACAACGAATTTATGGACATAGAAGAAGACCTGATAGGTAAGTATCTTAAGTTCCATCATTATACACAAACCTTTTACTCCCATTACGTTATTGGGCTTGGCACGGATATTTTGAATGTGAAcagaatttacaaaattttgcaaaagggaaGTGGAGCTTTTTTCTTACGGAAGGTTCTGAGCTCGCTTGAGCTGCGGGAGTTGGTTCAGGGACACCTCGGGGAAGCGGTGGGGAGTGACAAACTGGGGGACCATTTGATTGACCAATTGAGTAACGGGGATGACAAAGTGGATCGCGGTGGGGACTGCCGTGAGCACTCGCAGCGGAGTCTCGCGCAGAGGCTAACTACAAATTGCACACTAAAGCTGGCTATCCATGTAAGCAAAAAGTTCGCAGCTAAAGAAGCGATTTTGAAGTCTATGGGGCGCGGTTTAAGCTCCATTTCCAAGTACGGCCTAAGCATGAACGATATAGAAGTAAGAAACGACAAGTATGGAAAGCCCCtcgtttttttgtatgaCCAGGCAAGGAAAATAGCCAACGAAATGGGCatagtaaatatttttttatccctaAGTGATGAAAGGATAACCTGTACAAATCATAATGTTACAAAGGATGAGTCCACGACGTGCAACTTTTGCACATACCTGATCCATGCACAGGCACTTTCGGTTGGGTCAAACGTGTGA